A single Carnobacterium inhibens subsp. inhibens DSM 13024 DNA region contains:
- a CDS encoding glycerate kinase, whose protein sequence is MKKTFVVAPDSFKESMSAKEACEAMARGIKKVFTDAEIKLVPMADGGEGTVDSLVDATQGRRIEVEVSGPIFQEKVTAYYGILGDCKTAVIEMAKANGIELLAKERRNPLITSTYGTGELIKAALDEGVEKIIIGIGGSVTNDGGAGMAEALGVKFLDQNGQPVPQGGGSLNLLASIDTSELDPRIKDIEIEIASDVTNPLTGEHGASNVFGPQKGATPEMVEQLDANLKHYAQIIQRDVQKTIEHLPGSGAAGGLGAGLLAFTNAILKPGIDIVIEINELEAHIAGADFVFTGEGGMDFQTKFGKAPYGVAKVAKHYQKPVFACAGYVGKDVEVLYDEGMTAIFGIMAKAEPIEEALKNGESNLERTCENIARILYLANGI, encoded by the coding sequence ATGAAGAAAACATTTGTGGTGGCACCTGATTCTTTTAAAGAAAGCATGAGCGCAAAAGAAGCCTGTGAAGCAATGGCTAGAGGAATCAAGAAAGTTTTTACAGATGCGGAGATCAAACTTGTTCCTATGGCTGATGGTGGCGAAGGAACAGTGGATTCGTTAGTAGATGCAACACAAGGAAGAAGGATCGAAGTTGAAGTATCTGGACCGATTTTCCAAGAAAAAGTAACAGCATATTATGGCATTTTAGGTGACTGCAAAACGGCTGTTATTGAAATGGCGAAAGCAAATGGGATCGAACTGTTAGCAAAAGAGCGACGAAATCCACTCATCACGTCTACATATGGTACGGGTGAATTAATCAAAGCAGCTCTTGATGAAGGTGTAGAAAAAATTATTATTGGAATTGGCGGCAGTGTAACAAACGACGGCGGAGCTGGAATGGCTGAAGCGTTAGGTGTGAAATTTCTAGATCAAAATGGACAACCCGTTCCTCAAGGAGGAGGATCTTTAAATCTTTTAGCTTCAATTGATACTTCTGAACTAGACCCCCGCATAAAAGATATTGAAATAGAAATTGCTAGTGATGTTACGAATCCTTTGACAGGTGAACATGGGGCTTCTAATGTTTTTGGTCCTCAAAAGGGAGCTACTCCTGAAATGGTAGAACAGTTAGATGCTAATTTGAAACACTACGCACAGATTATTCAAAGAGATGTTCAAAAAACAATTGAACACTTACCTGGATCTGGAGCAGCAGGTGGTTTAGGTGCTGGTTTACTTGCTTTTACCAATGCAATATTAAAACCTGGCATTGATATTGTTATCGAAATCAATGAATTAGAAGCACATATTGCTGGTGCAGATTTTGTTTTTACAGGTGAAGGAGGAATGGATTTCCAAACTAAATTTGGCAAAGCACCATATGGAGTTGCAAAAGTTGCAAAACACTACCAAAAACCAGTCTTTGCTTGTGCTGGGTATGTCGGAAAAGATGTAGAAGTGCTTTATGATGAAGGAATGACGGCAATTTTTGGTATTATGGCAAAAGCAGAACCAATTGAGGAAGCTTTGAAAAACGGAGAATCAAATCTAGAACGAACTTGTGAAAACATTGCTCGAATATTATATTTGGCCAATGGTATATAG
- a CDS encoding CdaR family transcriptional regulator, which translates to MLTKKQASLIVSKLMGDIPYNINIMNDLGIIIASGDSNRIGTSHRAAERAIKEKKIIEVYHDTHLEKKGTNEPIIYEDKIIGVVGITGEPDEVRPFTKIVKTVSLLLIEELNIYKQKEEDRVAKKAFLKQLIDSDGVYTESLKKEARENYKLELGKLYYGVFAEGKDVLRSVAYKKEVFAWHEGYIIFLETLEPITTRNDELIIISTHEKNIGLILQNIKQTHLMLSFFKWKKKGIERTDTYYLANLFSFSIPPNQDLLKKIKEAAPEYAETLVCFARNNKSINDTSLELHIHRNTLNYRIQKIEEITGRNPRIWYELWELFYHFAYHFMNEED; encoded by the coding sequence TTGTTAACTAAAAAACAAGCTAGTTTAATCGTCAGCAAGCTGATGGGAGATATCCCTTATAACATTAATATTATGAATGATTTAGGGATCATTATTGCAAGTGGCGACAGTAATCGGATAGGAACTTCGCATAGAGCAGCTGAACGAGCGATCAAAGAAAAAAAGATCATTGAAGTTTACCATGATACGCATCTAGAGAAAAAAGGAACCAATGAGCCAATCATTTATGAAGATAAAATAATTGGAGTGGTGGGCATCACAGGTGAACCTGACGAAGTTCGCCCGTTTACAAAAATTGTCAAGACTGTTTCCCTTTTGCTTATTGAAGAACTAAATATTTATAAGCAAAAAGAGGAAGATAGAGTTGCGAAGAAAGCTTTTTTGAAGCAGTTAATAGATTCGGATGGCGTATATACAGAATCATTAAAAAAAGAAGCAAGGGAAAACTATAAATTAGAACTAGGAAAGCTGTATTATGGAGTTTTTGCTGAAGGAAAAGACGTTTTACGGTCAGTTGCCTATAAGAAAGAAGTATTTGCATGGCATGAAGGATATATAATTTTTTTAGAAACGCTGGAACCAATAACTACAAGGAATGATGAGCTGATTATTATCAGTACACATGAAAAAAATATTGGACTTATTCTTCAAAATATCAAACAAACACATTTGATGCTTTCCTTTTTTAAATGGAAGAAAAAAGGAATCGAACGAACGGATACTTATTATTTAGCTAATTTATTTTCATTTTCTATTCCGCCAAATCAGGATCTTTTGAAAAAAATAAAAGAAGCAGCGCCAGAATATGCAGAAACATTAGTTTGTTTTGCACGAAATAATAAGAGCATCAACGATACTTCATTGGAACTTCATATTCACAGAAATACATTGAATTATAGAATTCAAAAGATAGAAGAGATAACGGGAAGAAATCCTCGTATTTGGTATGAATTATGGGAGCTGTTTTATCATTTTGCTTATCATTTCATGAATGAGGAAGATTAA